A region from the Saccharomonospora azurea NA-128 genome encodes:
- a CDS encoding nucleoside phosphorylase-I family protein: VAVAGVAAALTECARPGDLVVPDVVCSADRVWRCPSAGTLSAVLRGDHRVRTAVHTGALIESPRMVRHVREVRGGRSAVALDMESGLLLDLADDGRKVAVLRAVVDTPERPLLSAATVAGGVAALAALRACGPALRTWAATVARGKNDSVVKEVRHP, from the coding sequence CGTGGCCGTGGCCGGGGTCGCGGCGGCGCTCACCGAGTGCGCGCGTCCGGGTGATCTCGTGGTGCCCGACGTGGTGTGTTCGGCGGATCGTGTGTGGCGGTGCCCGTCGGCGGGAACGTTGTCGGCCGTGCTCCGCGGCGACCACCGGGTCCGCACGGCCGTCCACACCGGAGCGCTGATCGAGTCCCCGCGCATGGTGCGCCACGTGCGCGAGGTGCGCGGTGGTCGCAGTGCGGTGGCGCTCGACATGGAATCGGGTCTGCTGCTGGACCTGGCGGACGACGGCAGAAAGGTCGCCGTCCTGCGTGCCGTGGTCGACACGCCCGAGCGACCGCTGCTCAGCGCGGCGACGGTCGCGGGAGGTGTGGCGGCGCTCGCGGCGCTGAGGGCGTGCGGCCCCGCGCTGCGGACCTGGGCGGCGACCGTCGCCCGGGGCAAGAACGACAGCGTTGTGAAGGAGGTGCGGCACCCATGA
- the shc gene encoding squalene--hopene cyclase: MTDVLTREPAPVVAPSPDRVRRCVDSARDHLLSLQHSQGWWKGELETNVTMEAEDLLLRQFLGISDPRVTEETARWIRSRQREDGTWATFHDGPADVSTTVEAYTALRLAGDPLDAAHLRRAREYILDSGGIEATRVFTRIWLALFGQWSWRELPVLPPELVLLPDWFPLNIYDWACWARQTVVPLTIVGAARPARQLGFSLRELRTGAATRSADSAMSWAGLFHGLDAVLHRLERLPVKPLRATALDRAEKWILDRQEADGGWGGIQPPWVYSILALHLRGYPIDHPVMSKALDGLDGFTIREETADGWVRRLEACQSPVWDTALAMTALLDAGTPDDHPALVSAADWILGEEIRVGGDWQVRRPDLEPSGWAFEFANDCYPDTDDTAEVVLGLRRVRHPEPERVDASVRRATEWLIGMQCSDGGWGAFDADNTRTLCEKLPFCDFGAVIDPPSADVTAHVVEMLAARGLADSEAARRGVRWLLDAQEADGSWFGRWGANHVYGTGAVVPALIACGIPADHEAIRAAVHWLTAHQNEDGGWGEDLRSYVDPSWVGRGASTASQTAWALLALLAAGERGAVVTRGVEWLVETQRPDGGWDQPQYTGTGFPGDFYINYHLYRLVFPITALGRYVESSRDVGPG; encoded by the coding sequence ATGACCGATGTCCTGACCCGTGAGCCGGCCCCCGTGGTCGCACCGTCACCGGATCGCGTCCGGCGCTGTGTGGACTCCGCGCGCGACCACCTGCTCTCGCTGCAGCATTCGCAGGGCTGGTGGAAGGGCGAGCTGGAGACGAACGTGACGATGGAGGCGGAGGACCTGCTGCTCCGGCAGTTCCTCGGCATCTCGGATCCGCGCGTGACCGAGGAGACGGCTCGGTGGATCCGGTCGCGGCAGCGGGAGGACGGTACCTGGGCGACGTTCCACGACGGTCCCGCCGACGTGTCCACCACGGTGGAGGCCTACACGGCGCTCCGGCTCGCGGGCGACCCGCTCGACGCCGCTCACCTGCGGCGCGCGCGGGAGTACATTCTCGACAGCGGCGGCATCGAGGCGACCCGCGTGTTCACCCGCATCTGGCTCGCCCTGTTCGGGCAGTGGTCGTGGCGGGAGCTCCCCGTCCTGCCGCCGGAGCTGGTGCTGCTGCCGGACTGGTTCCCGCTCAACATCTACGACTGGGCCTGCTGGGCGCGGCAGACGGTGGTGCCGCTGACCATCGTCGGTGCGGCCCGGCCGGCGCGGCAGCTCGGCTTCAGCCTGCGGGAACTGCGCACGGGAGCGGCGACGCGCTCCGCCGACTCCGCGATGTCGTGGGCCGGGTTGTTCCACGGGCTCGACGCCGTGCTGCACCGGCTGGAGCGCCTGCCGGTGAAGCCGCTGCGGGCGACCGCGCTCGACCGCGCGGAGAAGTGGATTCTGGACCGTCAGGAGGCCGACGGCGGGTGGGGCGGGATCCAGCCGCCGTGGGTCTACTCGATTCTCGCGCTGCACCTGCGCGGCTACCCGATCGACCACCCGGTGATGTCGAAGGCGCTCGACGGGCTCGACGGGTTCACGATCCGGGAGGAGACGGCGGACGGCTGGGTGCGCAGGCTGGAGGCGTGCCAGTCACCGGTGTGGGACACCGCGTTGGCGATGACGGCGCTGCTGGACGCCGGGACCCCGGACGACCATCCGGCGCTCGTCTCCGCGGCGGACTGGATCCTGGGCGAGGAGATCCGCGTCGGCGGTGACTGGCAGGTGCGACGGCCGGACCTCGAACCGTCAGGCTGGGCGTTCGAGTTCGCCAACGACTGCTACCCGGACACCGACGACACGGCCGAGGTCGTGCTGGGGCTGCGCCGGGTCCGGCACCCCGAGCCCGAGCGGGTCGACGCGTCCGTGCGGCGCGCGACCGAGTGGCTGATCGGGATGCAGTGCTCCGACGGCGGCTGGGGCGCGTTCGACGCCGACAACACGCGGACGTTGTGCGAGAAGCTGCCGTTCTGCGACTTCGGCGCGGTGATCGACCCGCCGTCGGCCGACGTCACCGCGCACGTCGTCGAGATGCTGGCGGCCCGTGGCCTGGCCGACAGCGAAGCGGCCCGGCGCGGGGTGCGCTGGTTGCTGGACGCGCAGGAGGCCGACGGGTCCTGGTTCGGACGATGGGGCGCCAACCACGTGTACGGCACGGGAGCCGTGGTGCCCGCGCTGATCGCGTGCGGCATCCCCGCCGACCACGAGGCGATCCGCGCGGCGGTCCACTGGCTCACGGCTCACCAGAACGAGGACGGCGGCTGGGGCGAGGACCTGCGCTCCTACGTGGACCCGTCCTGGGTCGGCCGGGGTGCGTCCACGGCGTCGCAGACGGCCTGGGCGCTGCTGGCTCTGCTCGCCGCGGGGGAGCGGGGTGCCGTGGTGACGCGGGGTGTGGAGTGGCTGGTGGAGACACAGCGTCCGGACGGAGGCTGGGACCAGCCGCAGTACACCGGAACCGGGTTCCCCGGCGACTTCTACATCAACTACCACCTGTACCGCCTGGTGTTCCCGATCACCGCGCTGGGAAGGTACGTGGAGAGCAGTCGGGATGTCGGGCCGGGCTGA
- a CDS encoding polyprenyl synthetase family protein gives MTTTLPSEVSATQLLVRPALREAVDTLDPAMRRIVSYHLGWTDQHGETVEGAGGKALRPALALLAAQAVRARPESALAGAVAVELVHNFSLLHDDVMDGDTERRHRPTVWALFGTPAAILAGDALLNLAVEVLESTGDLTASRFLTGAVRRLIEGQTADIEFEGRALVGVEECLRMEDGKTASLMACAAEVGARLGGGDDTVVAALGRFGRNLGMGFQLVDDLLGIVGSPEVTGKPVLADLRVRKKSVPVAVALNADTESALALREYYRRDRPPNEQDVRTMADLIDDTGAIGWTRERAHRYIADAEASLDVANPPSDIRAALTDLTRFVVERDR, from the coding sequence ATGACGACGACCCTGCCGTCCGAGGTGAGCGCCACCCAGCTGCTGGTCCGACCCGCGTTGCGGGAGGCGGTCGACACCCTGGATCCCGCGATGCGGCGCATCGTCAGCTATCACCTCGGGTGGACCGACCAACACGGCGAGACCGTGGAGGGCGCCGGAGGCAAGGCGCTGCGTCCGGCACTCGCCCTGCTCGCGGCGCAGGCTGTGCGCGCGCGACCGGAGTCCGCGCTGGCGGGCGCGGTGGCGGTGGAGCTCGTGCACAACTTCTCGCTGCTGCACGACGACGTCATGGACGGGGACACCGAACGTCGCCACCGGCCCACCGTGTGGGCCCTGTTCGGCACGCCCGCCGCGATCCTCGCCGGAGACGCCCTGCTGAACCTGGCCGTCGAGGTACTGGAGTCGACGGGCGACCTCACCGCGAGCCGCTTCCTGACCGGTGCCGTGCGCAGGCTCATCGAGGGGCAGACTGCCGACATCGAGTTCGAGGGCCGCGCGCTCGTCGGTGTCGAGGAATGCCTGCGCATGGAGGACGGGAAGACCGCCTCGCTCATGGCGTGTGCCGCGGAGGTCGGTGCGCGCCTGGGGGGCGGTGACGACACCGTGGTGGCCGCGCTCGGTCGTTTCGGCCGTAACCTCGGCATGGGCTTCCAGCTCGTCGACGACCTGCTCGGCATCGTCGGCAGTCCCGAGGTCACCGGCAAGCCCGTGCTCGCCGACCTGCGTGTGCGGAAGAAGTCGGTGCCCGTGGCCGTGGCCCTGAACGCCGACACCGAGAGCGCGCTGGCCTTGCGTGAGTACTACCGCAGGGACCGACCGCCGAACGAGCAGGACGTGCGCACGATGGCGGACCTGATCGACGACACGGGCGCCATCGGTTGGACCCGTGAGCGTGCGCACCGCTACATCGCCGACGCCGAGGCGTCCCTCGACGTGGCGAATCCGCCCTCGGACATCCGGGCGGCACTGACCGACCTCACCCGTTTCGTCGTGGAGCGTGACCGATGA